The Nitrospirota bacterium genome has a window encoding:
- the mlaD gene encoding outer membrane lipid asymmetry maintenance protein MlaD, whose amino-acid sequence MKRISIETIVGIFLVLGLVALAYLSVKLGGISLFGTDQYKVSARFGNISGLTKDATVEIAGVIVGKVSKVSLNGDDYQAKVEMLINPDVKLQEDTIASIRTQGIIGDKYVKLSPGASEDLIKDGGEIIETESSLVLEELVSKYMFDKE is encoded by the coding sequence ATGAAGAGGATAAGTATTGAAACAATTGTTGGAATATTTCTGGTTCTGGGACTGGTCGCGCTTGCGTACCTGTCGGTGAAGCTGGGCGGGATAAGCCTTTTCGGCACAGACCAGTATAAGGTCAGTGCCCGGTTCGGAAACATCTCCGGCCTTACCAAGGATGCAACTGTAGAGATCGCCGGTGTTATCGTCGGCAAGGTATCAAAGGTTAGCCTTAATGGTGATGACTATCAGGCAAAAGTGGAGATGCTTATTAACCCTGACGTGAAACTTCAGGAAGACACGATCGCGTCTATCAGAACACAGGGGATAATAGGCGACAAATATGTAAAACTTTCGCCTGGAGCCTCTGAAGATTTAATAAAGGACGGCGGAGAGATCATTGAGACTGAATCATCGCTTGTGCTTGAAGAGCTTGTAAGTAAATATATGTTTGATAAAGAGTAA
- a CDS encoding winged helix-turn-helix transcriptional regulator has translation MTKDILPRIEVLKAITHPVRIKILTELSNGVKCVSDFEDFLDNVSQPNISQHLTKLRSAGIIDFFIDGRLRCYFLKSPLVLDIIHILNKEYFEDLPGPKCCPVSKKGTYPGKRKR, from the coding sequence ATGACAAAAGATATCCTGCCGCGCATTGAGGTACTTAAAGCCATTACCCACCCTGTCAGGATAAAGATACTGACTGAACTCTCCAATGGTGTTAAGTGTGTAAGCGATTTTGAAGACTTTCTTGACAATGTGAGCCAGCCAAATATATCTCAGCATCTAACAAAGCTCAGGAGCGCCGGTATTATCGATTTTTTTATTGACGGCAGATTAAGATGCTACTTCCTGAAGAGCCCGTTGGTATTGGATATCATTCATATATTAAATAAGGAATACTTCGAGGATCTGCCCGGGCCCAAATGCTGCCCTGTTTCAAAAAAAGGCACCTACCCCGGCAAAAGAAAGAGATAA
- a CDS encoding rhodanese-like domain-containing protein, with product MKRLKTSFIVSIVAVLVALPVFAENDPAKKLSEVLIKASEEGGWQVTSDEVNMWIKTGKTDFAVLDVRPDADEYNSGHIPSAIHIPYYAVLNPENLAKLSKDKKLVLVCATGQLQNLPVVGLRMLGYDAYTMIFGYAAWIKDYMGGEAMKSTIDKAAQKNYPIEQTGGLK from the coding sequence ATGAAAAGACTCAAAACGAGTTTTATCGTATCAATCGTTGCAGTCCTTGTGGCTCTGCCGGTATTTGCAGAGAACGACCCGGCAAAGAAGTTGTCCGAAGTGCTTATAAAAGCGTCTGAAGAGGGCGGCTGGCAGGTTACTTCAGATGAGGTCAACATGTGGATCAAGACGGGAAAAACAGACTTTGCAGTTTTGGATGTAAGACCGGATGCCGACGAGTACAACTCAGGCCATATCCCTTCGGCAATACATATCCCCTACTACGCTGTCTTGAACCCTGAGAATCTCGCAAAACTCTCTAAAGATAAAAAGCTTGTGCTTGTATGCGCTACCGGACAGCTTCAGAATCTTCCGGTAGTGGGCCTGAGAATGCTTGGATATGACGCATACACCATGATATTCGGCTATGCGGCGTGGATTAAAGATTATATGGGAGGAGAGGCAATGAAGAGCACCATTGACAAGGCTGCTCAAAAAAATTATCCGATTGAACAAACAGGAGGCTTAAAATGA
- a CDS encoding NAD(P)/FAD-dependent oxidoreductase, whose translation MGSDEKTIVVLGGGVGGLTTANDLRKKLGKEHRIIIVDKNREHISASSFLWVMCGCREPEQIKKDISRLIESGIDLINEDILRIDTQNKTVKTEKKEIAYDYLVISLGASLFPEAVPGLEDALKKDACNIYTLDGILKARDRIKNFSGGDIIVLVTSMPYKCPAAPYETAFLLKDIFRKRGLEKNVNVKIFAPETLPMPVAGAAVGNMIKAMLEQMGIAHNFEHKVASIDAEKKEITFDKGRASYDLLLVVPPHKSPEVIRKSGLTEDWIPADKDTLKTQFENVYAIGDVAKVKIPGEWKPGVPLMLPKAGVFAHFEAKVVAENIANEILKTGEKAEYTGEGGCFIEIGDGTAGFGSGNFYATPNPQVIMRKPSPLWHLGKVIFEKHWLSESLLKKPMDMLLEKTMYGDYKKIRR comes from the coding sequence ATGGGAAGCGATGAAAAAACGATTGTAGTTTTGGGCGGCGGGGTCGGTGGATTGACTACGGCTAATGATCTCAGAAAGAAATTAGGAAAAGAACACCGGATAATAATAGTAGATAAAAACAGAGAACATATATCCGCCTCTTCATTTCTCTGGGTAATGTGCGGATGCAGAGAACCTGAGCAGATAAAGAAAGACATCTCAAGGCTGATAGAGAGCGGCATTGATCTTATAAATGAAGATATCCTCAGGATCGATACTCAAAACAAAACAGTCAAAACCGAGAAGAAAGAGATCGCCTATGATTACCTTGTGATCTCCCTCGGCGCTTCATTATTTCCTGAAGCAGTGCCTGGCCTTGAAGATGCCCTTAAAAAAGATGCCTGCAATATTTACACATTAGACGGGATACTGAAAGCGAGAGACCGCATAAAGAACTTCTCCGGCGGAGACATTATAGTCCTTGTTACTTCCATGCCTTATAAATGTCCGGCAGCGCCCTATGAAACCGCCTTTCTGCTAAAAGATATCTTCAGAAAGAGAGGCCTTGAGAAAAATGTTAATGTGAAAATATTTGCTCCTGAAACACTGCCGATGCCGGTTGCCGGGGCTGCTGTCGGGAATATGATAAAAGCAATGCTGGAGCAAATGGGGATTGCGCATAATTTTGAGCATAAGGTTGCTTCAATAGATGCAGAAAAAAAAGAAATAACTTTTGATAAGGGAAGGGCATCATATGATTTATTGTTAGTTGTCCCCCCTCATAAATCTCCTGAGGTCATCCGGAAATCAGGATTAACTGAAGACTGGATACCTGCGGACAAAGACACATTGAAAACTCAATTTGAGAATGTCTACGCCATAGGTGATGTTGCCAAGGTTAAGATACCGGGAGAGTGGAAACCGGGTGTGCCGTTGATGCTTCCCAAGGCAGGAGTATTTGCCCATTTTGAAGCAAAGGTTGTGGCTGAAAATATCGCAAATGAGATTTTGAAAACCGGAGAAAAAGCGGAATATACCGGAGAGGGAGGCTGCTTCATAGAGATCGGAGACGGCACAGCCGGGTTCGGCTCCGGAAATTTCTACGCTACCCCGAACCCTCAAGTAATAATGCGCAAACCTTCTCCATTGTGGCATTTAGGAAAGGTCATATTTGAAAAACACTGGCTCTCAGAATCGTTATTAAAAAAACCAATGGACATGCTTCTTGAAAAGACCATGTACGGTGATTACAAAAAAATACGGCGTTGA
- a CDS encoding cyclic nucleotide-binding domain-containing protein, which produces MSYSDIGKVYSDGEIIFKEGDKGENMFVIQSGKVRITKKTGSEDMTIAILNAGELFGEMALFDKLPRSANATAEGEARILNIDKKKFFATASRDPSMVFKILETTSMRIRKLDDEFTKLKKSRLDVLHACMDVDETCALILDEAKNIINTDNGSIMIFDDNKKSLTIKAAFGEKPGDVMEFAVGEGIAGDVLKTGKAELVNNVSLDSRYVKGGANIHSMLCAPLKGKGKVFGVINLSNSSEKMFTIENLKILHTLAIYASVAIINAKSFSKLSSAAEDVLIHASMLDM; this is translated from the coding sequence ATGAGCTACTCAGACATCGGGAAGGTTTATTCAGATGGCGAGATAATATTTAAAGAAGGCGACAAGGGCGAAAACATGTTTGTCATCCAGTCAGGCAAAGTAAGGATAACCAAAAAAACCGGTTCAGAAGACATGACCATCGCAATCCTTAACGCAGGGGAATTGTTCGGCGAGATGGCGCTGTTTGATAAACTGCCCCGCTCTGCTAATGCCACGGCTGAAGGAGAGGCAAGGATACTTAATATAGATAAAAAGAAGTTCTTTGCAACTGCGAGCAGGGATCCTTCCATGGTATTCAAGATACTTGAGACAACAAGCATGAGGATAAGGAAGCTCGATGATGAGTTTACAAAACTTAAAAAGAGCAGGCTTGATGTTCTTCATGCCTGTATGGATGTTGATGAGACCTGCGCACTTATACTCGACGAGGCAAAGAATATTATCAACACTGACAATGGTTCGATAATGATATTTGATGATAATAAAAAATCCCTGACTATCAAGGCTGCATTCGGGGAGAAGCCGGGCGATGTCATGGAGTTTGCCGTCGGAGAGGGTATTGCAGGAGATGTGCTTAAGACCGGGAAGGCAGAGCTTGTTAATAATGTTTCGCTGGATTCAAGATATGTAAAGGGTGGTGCCAACATACATTCAATGCTTTGTGCGCCGCTGAAGGGCAAGGGTAAGGTCTTCGGCGTGATCAATCTGAGCAACAGCTCTGAAAAAATGTTTACGATAGAGAATCTGAAGATACTCCATACCCTTGCCATATATGCTTCTGTAGCTATTATTAATGCAAAGAGTTTCAGTAAGCTCAGCAGCGCTGCAGAGGATGTTCTGATCCATGCATCAATGCTTGATATGTGA
- a CDS encoding MMPL family transporter, with amino-acid sequence MKKFSLVEFSVEHPKLIVLFTIIITLAFATQFTKIKTDTNPKSMLPETSDVRMWNDEVEKTFSLYEDMIVVGIVNEKGVLNKDTLGKVQRITDEILKLKGVAARDVNSFPTITNVTAEAGTLRVAPLMTEIPRDDAEMQKLHKMLFENPLFIDKIISKDGKTTAIYVPLEKGSNGKEIADEIKKILKKETGDEKYYVAGDPVARDTFGAEMFKLMAIFAPIAGMVMLLVRYLMFRDLFLSITLMMDAMVSIVWSMGLLIGLGYPIHIMSSMAPVFLMAIATDSMHIFNEFYFRYREKKDKKAAIIETMRAVSRPVRNTALATAVGFGVLLFMNIIPVQVFGGVVAFGTIVLRILSFSFIPAMFTFVKDEQIEKIAHAEDIGSSRTSSLLQKLASIGTHSPKATVIVGLLLFAISIVGITKMNVNNNLVEWFKKDSDVRIADTVINSSLGGTSMAYVVATAEDDDFIKTPEAMRYIEGLQQHLEKLSVVGKTTSVVDYVKRINLVLHDNDPKYNIVPETKEMIGQYIFLFSMSAKPADLDNVVDYPFRKANIWVQLKTWDAQAMREVIKATDEYKTTHPVAMELKPSGIAYFNLVWNDEVLWDMVTGFIIALFAVFAILAFDFRSVKWAVVGYTPLLFTILFIYGIVGFIGKDFDMPISVLSCLSLGMAVDFAIHFVSRLRQRMTETKGSKTLSDALLWTAARPGKGIMRNAVLFAASFAVMIFAPLTPYITVGAFIVSMMLLSAIMTIIYLPALIVLLQKWLFDGKATN; translated from the coding sequence ATGAAGAAGTTTTCCCTTGTTGAATTTTCAGTTGAACATCCGAAACTGATCGTTCTGTTCACGATAATCATTACCCTTGCGTTTGCGACCCAGTTTACGAAGATCAAAACTGACACAAATCCCAAGAGCATGCTCCCTGAGACATCTGATGTCAGGATGTGGAATGACGAAGTAGAAAAGACCTTCAGCCTTTATGAAGACATGATCGTGGTTGGGATTGTGAATGAAAAAGGCGTTCTCAACAAAGATACTCTCGGAAAGGTTCAGAGGATCACAGATGAGATATTAAAACTTAAGGGCGTTGCTGCCAGAGATGTAAACAGCTTTCCGACTATTACCAATGTGACTGCCGAAGCAGGCACACTGCGGGTCGCTCCTCTCATGACTGAGATTCCGAGAGATGACGCAGAGATGCAAAAGCTTCATAAGATGCTGTTTGAAAACCCGCTATTCATTGACAAAATTATCTCAAAAGACGGAAAGACTACCGCCATATATGTCCCTCTTGAAAAAGGATCAAATGGAAAAGAGATAGCTGATGAGATAAAAAAGATATTGAAGAAAGAAACAGGCGATGAAAAATATTACGTAGCAGGCGATCCTGTAGCGCGGGATACCTTCGGAGCTGAGATGTTCAAGCTCATGGCGATCTTTGCCCCGATTGCAGGAATGGTCATGCTTCTTGTCAGGTATCTCATGTTCAGAGACCTTTTCCTCTCCATCACGCTGATGATGGATGCCATGGTCAGCATCGTCTGGAGCATGGGGCTTCTTATCGGCCTTGGCTACCCTATTCATATTATGAGTTCAATGGCGCCTGTCTTTCTTATGGCTATCGCAACAGACAGCATGCATATATTCAACGAATTTTACTTCCGCTATAGAGAGAAGAAGGACAAAAAGGCCGCGATAATTGAGACCATGCGAGCTGTGAGCCGCCCTGTCCGCAATACCGCATTGGCAACAGCAGTCGGTTTCGGCGTGCTTCTTTTTATGAACATTATCCCGGTACAGGTCTTTGGCGGTGTTGTGGCATTCGGCACTATCGTTCTGCGGATCTTGAGTTTCAGCTTTATTCCGGCCATGTTCACCTTTGTAAAGGATGAGCAGATAGAAAAGATTGCTCACGCAGAAGACATCGGCTCAAGCAGGACTTCGAGTTTATTACAGAAGCTTGCCTCAATAGGCACGCATAGCCCAAAGGCAACTGTCATTGTCGGCCTTCTGCTTTTTGCTATATCAATCGTCGGGATTACAAAAATGAATGTCAATAATAATCTGGTGGAGTGGTTCAAGAAGGACAGTGATGTACGCATCGCCGATACGGTCATAAACAGCTCTCTCGGCGGCACCTCAATGGCATATGTCGTCGCGACTGCGGAAGATGATGATTTCATTAAAACTCCTGAGGCGATGCGCTATATAGAAGGGCTTCAGCAGCACCTTGAAAAACTCTCCGTTGTCGGCAAGACGACCTCAGTTGTTGACTACGTGAAGAGGATTAACCTTGTCCTTCATGACAATGACCCTAAATATAATATTGTCCCTGAGACAAAGGAGATGATCGGGCAGTATATCTTCCTCTTCTCAATGTCTGCAAAGCCCGCTGATCTGGACAATGTTGTGGACTACCCCTTCAGAAAAGCGAACATCTGGGTGCAGTTGAAGACATGGGACGCGCAGGCTATGAGGGAAGTGATTAAGGCGACTGATGAGTACAAAACTACTCATCCTGTTGCTATGGAATTGAAGCCGTCGGGCATCGCATATTTCAACCTTGTCTGGAACGACGAGGTGTTATGGGACATGGTAACGGGGTTTATTATTGCCTTGTTCGCCGTCTTTGCCATCCTGGCCTTTGACTTCCGTTCTGTCAAATGGGCTGTTGTCGGATACACCCCGCTTCTCTTCACAATACTCTTTATATACGGTATTGTCGGTTTTATCGGCAAGGATTTCGACATGCCGATCTCTGTTCTTTCCTGCCTCTCCCTCGGCATGGCGGTGGATTTTGCTATTCATTTTGTCAGCAGGCTCAGGCAACGAATGACGGAAACAAAGGGGAGCAAAACTCTTTCTGACGCGTTGCTCTGGACTGCCGCGCGACCCGGAAAAGGAATTATGCGCAACGCAGTGCTCTTTGCGGCATCTTTTGCCGTGATGATATTTGCGCCGTTAACACCGTATATCACAGTGGGCGCTTTCATCGTCAGCATGATGCTGCTCAGCGCGATAATGACAATAATCTATCTGCCGGCGCTTATTGTTTTATTGCAGAAGTGGTTATTTGATGGAAAAGCAACGAACTGA
- a CDS encoding ABC transporter permease encodes MLNIFEKLGDTVIYYLDQAGMMVIFLFQSIYACIKPPYKIAPVVKQIYVIGTLSVFVVVFTGLFSGMVLGLQGFNTLKKFGAEGLLGSAVALSLIRELGPVLTALMVTGRAGSAICAEIGIMRNSEQIDALECMAIDPYKFIISPKFIAGIISLPLLTAMFDIVGIFGGYLVGVKLLGTNQGAFFNTMLTDVKFDDIYMGLVKSLCFGLIIVWISSAMGYFVHMTRGGGFGAEGVSRVTTNAVVLSSVSVLVFDYFLTSMLI; translated from the coding sequence ATGTTGAATATTTTTGAGAAACTTGGTGACACGGTAATCTATTACCTTGATCAAGCCGGGATGATGGTCATATTTCTCTTTCAATCCATTTATGCCTGCATAAAGCCGCCTTACAAAATTGCCCCTGTAGTCAAGCAGATTTATGTTATCGGCACCCTTTCCGTCTTTGTAGTTGTCTTCACAGGCCTTTTTTCCGGGATGGTACTCGGCCTTCAGGGATTCAACACGCTGAAGAAATTCGGAGCTGAGGGGCTTTTGGGTTCAGCTGTTGCGCTCAGCCTGATAAGGGAACTGGGCCCTGTCTTAACCGCGCTTATGGTTACCGGAAGGGCGGGTTCTGCTATCTGTGCCGAGATAGGCATAATGAGGAACTCCGAGCAGATAGATGCTCTTGAGTGTATGGCGATTGATCCATATAAATTCATAATATCTCCCAAGTTCATTGCCGGGATCATCTCCCTCCCTCTCCTGACAGCGATGTTTGATATCGTAGGGATATTCGGAGGATATCTTGTGGGTGTCAAGCTCCTTGGCACAAACCAGGGGGCGTTCTTTAATACGATGCTGACTGATGTGAAGTTTGACGATATTTATATGGGGCTTGTAAAGTCGCTTTGCTTCGGCCTGATAATAGTATGGATCTCTTCTGCAATGGGTTACTTTGTTCATATGACAAGAGGGGGGGGCTTTGGAGCAGAGGGTGTAAGCAGGGTTACTACAAACGCAGTAGTTCTGTCTTCCGTTTCTGTTCTGGTCTTTGATTATTTTCTGACCTCCATGCTGATTTGA
- a CDS encoding sulfite exporter TauE/SafE family protein, giving the protein MEIQLLITLVILGIGGGFLSGLLGLGGAIFMIPILLYIPPLIGVGQFDMKQVAAISMVQVLSASLTAVIVHNKNRFVSKSLLLYMGICNAIGNLAGSLVSKTSKSSFLLAIFATMAVIAAVTMFIPKREQGEDISPDDLQYNKPLSIFLSLAIGSFGGMVGAPGAFIYIPAMIYLLNIPTRIVIGSTLGIVFLGALMGTIGKMYTGQILWPYAIALVIGTIPGAQFGGKMSKKVNTKYLRMAIAVIIAITGLRMWYQILTGK; this is encoded by the coding sequence ATGGAAATACAATTATTGATCACACTCGTAATACTTGGCATTGGCGGAGGTTTTTTATCCGGGCTGCTCGGTTTGGGCGGAGCTATATTCATGATCCCTATTCTTCTCTATATACCGCCGCTTATAGGTGTCGGGCAGTTTGACATGAAGCAGGTTGCCGCCATAAGCATGGTGCAGGTTCTGTCAGCATCTCTGACAGCGGTTATTGTTCATAATAAAAACCGTTTTGTCAGCAAATCTCTACTTCTTTACATGGGAATATGCAATGCCATCGGTAATCTTGCGGGATCTCTCGTCTCAAAAACTTCCAAAAGCTCTTTCCTGTTAGCTATCTTTGCTACAATGGCTGTTATCGCTGCAGTGACAATGTTCATTCCAAAGCGTGAGCAGGGAGAGGACATCTCGCCTGATGACCTTCAATATAACAAACCGCTATCGATATTTTTAAGCCTTGCGATAGGCTCTTTCGGCGGCATGGTCGGCGCGCCTGGAGCGTTCATATACATCCCGGCAATGATATATCTGCTCAACATCCCGACACGCATTGTAATAGGCAGTACGCTTGGGATCGTCTTTTTAGGCGCACTCATGGGAACCATCGGCAAGATGTACACAGGACAGATACTATGGCCATATGCGATAGCGCTTGTTATCGGCACAATCCCGGGTGCGCAATTCGGCGGCAAGATGAGTAAAAAGGTTAATACCAAATACCTCCGCATGGCAATTGCAGTTATTATCGCCATAACAGGTTTAAGAATGTGGTATCAGATATTGACTGGGAAATAA
- a CDS encoding winged helix-turn-helix transcriptional regulator: MSKKLFEIHADICKTLGNAKRIEILSVLEDKELSVGEIVDRLGISASNVSQHLAIMKQKGILTSRREKNNIFYRVSNEKVITACGLMREVLLDKFQEGHQIARKLTKSK, from the coding sequence ATGAGCAAGAAACTTTTTGAGATACATGCTGATATATGCAAGACTCTGGGAAACGCCAAGAGGATAGAGATACTCAGCGTGCTTGAGGATAAAGAGCTGAGTGTCGGAGAGATCGTCGACAGACTCGGCATATCCGCTTCAAACGTCTCCCAGCATCTTGCGATAATGAAACAAAAGGGCATTCTCACGTCAAGGCGCGAGAAGAACAATATCTTCTACAGGGTTTCCAACGAAAAGGTAATCACGGCATGCGGCCTGATGAGAGAAGTGCTGCTTGATAAATTTCAGGAAGGACATCAGATAGCCAGGAAACTCACGAAGTCAAAATAA
- a CDS encoding ABC transporter substrate-binding protein — protein MKLFRLILISTLIVFLLQVFSNSFAGDSPKASLQSTIDAILALLRDKSLSTPDKKEVRREKIRALLNERFDFAEMGKRSLANHWKERTPAEQKEFVAIFSDLLEASYIGKIEGYTNEKVTYDSEQIKGEGKYGQVETSIVTEKVDIPIDYKLINKDGKWLVYDVTIEGVSFVSTYKGQYNEIIVKNSYAKLIEQMKDKLKEVKSTL, from the coding sequence ATGAAACTGTTCAGGTTGATTTTAATAAGTACTTTAATTGTTTTCTTGCTTCAGGTATTTTCAAATTCTTTCGCAGGTGATTCTCCCAAGGCATCTTTGCAGTCCACAATAGACGCTATTTTGGCCCTCTTGCGGGATAAATCACTCTCAACTCCCGACAAGAAAGAGGTGAGGCGTGAAAAGATAAGGGCTTTGCTGAATGAGCGCTTTGATTTTGCCGAGATGGGCAAACGCTCTCTTGCCAATCACTGGAAGGAGCGCACGCCTGCCGAGCAGAAGGAGTTTGTTGCCATATTTTCCGACCTCTTAGAGGCGTCTTATATCGGCAAGATCGAGGGATATACAAATGAGAAGGTGACCTATGACAGTGAGCAGATCAAAGGGGAAGGCAAATATGGACAGGTTGAGACATCCATAGTCACAGAAAAAGTTGATATCCCTATTGATTACAAGCTGATAAATAAAGACGGTAAATGGCTTGTTTATGATGTTACGATAGAAGGCGTCAGTTTTGTCAGCACATACAAGGGACAGTATAATGAGATCATTGTTAAGAATTCTTATGCAAAACTTATTGAGCAGATGAAGGATAAACTGAAAGAGGTAAAATCCACTCTCTGA
- a CDS encoding cyclic nucleotide-binding domain-containing protein, protein MSDELKKIINDLKDKLQIFQLLTDKELDTVIPYFERVKYPAGATLFKEGDPGDYFGIVLSGRLEVKKETEFKDKSIVLALLGKGSFTGELSMLDGQVRSAAVVALEDSELFILKRDTLDKFMEEYPHIGIKILKGIVRTMSIRLRRSVERMATIF, encoded by the coding sequence ATGAGCGATGAACTGAAAAAGATCATTAATGATTTAAAAGATAAACTCCAGATTTTTCAGTTATTGACTGATAAAGAGCTGGATACGGTCATCCCGTATTTTGAGCGGGTAAAGTATCCTGCCGGCGCCACACTTTTTAAAGAGGGGGATCCCGGAGATTATTTCGGCATTGTTCTGTCAGGCAGGCTTGAGGTAAAGAAAGAGACGGAGTTTAAGGATAAGTCCATAGTGCTTGCATTGCTCGGGAAGGGCTCTTTTACAGGCGAGCTTTCAATGCTCGACGGCCAGGTCCGTTCTGCCGCTGTTGTGGCGCTTGAAGATTCAGAGCTCTTTATTCTTAAGCGCGATACTCTTGATAAGTTCATGGAGGAGTACCCTCACATCGGGATAAAGATACTCAAAGGAATTGTCAGGACAATGTCCATACGCCTTAGAAGGTCTGTTGAGAGGATGGCAACGATCTTCTGA
- a CDS encoding ATP-binding cassette domain-containing protein — MIDNNYIIQMVDVEKSFGTQKILKGLNLSVVEGRTSVIVGGSGQGKSLTIKHILGLMKPTSGQVLVYGKDINKISKKELKEIRSEFGVLFQNSALFDSMTIFDNVALPLRERTRMSESEIKAVVNEYLELMEVRGAHEKFPAQVSGGMKKRVGLARALVLKPKIMFFDEPTTGLDVAMSNEIYRIFFRTQAKLGYTAIIVSHDVPKIFKLADYVLLFHDGIVEGNLTPEEFQLSDKPVIRQFVETTMGRLYSSEMEDIQ; from the coding sequence ATGATTGATAACAACTATATAATACAGATGGTTGACGTTGAAAAATCTTTTGGCACGCAAAAGATACTCAAGGGCCTTAACCTCTCCGTGGTTGAGGGCAGGACTTCTGTCATCGTGGGAGGGAGCGGCCAGGGGAAGAGCCTCACAATAAAGCACATCCTCGGCCTTATGAAGCCTACAAGCGGGCAAGTGCTTGTGTACGGCAAGGATATTAACAAGATCAGCAAAAAAGAGCTTAAAGAGATAAGGTCGGAATTCGGTGTTCTCTTTCAGAACTCGGCGCTTTTTGATTCAATGACGATATTTGATAATGTCGCCCTTCCCCTGAGAGAGAGAACCAGGATGTCCGAGTCTGAGATAAAAGCTGTTGTGAATGAATATCTTGAACTAATGGAGGTCAGGGGGGCGCATGAAAAGTTCCCCGCACAGGTCAGCGGAGGGATGAAGAAGAGGGTAGGGCTTGCGAGGGCGCTTGTTCTTAAGCCCAAGATAATGTTCTTTGACGAGCCTACCACAGGGCTTGATGTGGCGATGAGCAATGAGATATACCGCATCTTTTTCCGCACACAGGCAAAACTCGGGTATACAGCCATTATCGTCAGCCATGATGTGCCGAAAATATTCAAACTGGCTGATTATGTGCTTCTCTTTCACGATGGTATTGTTGAAGGGAATCTTACTCCTGAGGAATTTCAGCTTTCAGACAAGCCTGTTATAAGACAATTTGTTGAGACAACAATGGGAAGATTATATTCAAGTGAAATGGAGGATATTCAATGA
- a CDS encoding DsrE/DsrF/DrsH-like family protein, with the protein MEKVIKNVSIMCFHDELCQVYNALMTAYSLLKEGANVTMFFGSRGVNALHKDKVNTLVCLPDQPKEEGDAVMKRMDDMNLPTVEDLLFMLYKEGAKLLACPLNVPLFGMTKDDFVDGVEVADPATYYKEVVIKADMNLTF; encoded by the coding sequence ATGGAAAAGGTTATTAAAAACGTTTCGATCATGTGTTTTCACGATGAGCTGTGCCAGGTTTACAATGCCCTCATGACCGCATACAGTCTCCTGAAAGAAGGTGCTAATGTCACAATGTTCTTCGGGTCGCGCGGGGTCAACGCCCTTCATAAAGACAAGGTAAACACACTTGTCTGCCTGCCGGACCAACCTAAAGAAGAAGGCGATGCTGTGATGAAGAGAATGGATGACATGAACCTCCCGACAGTTGAAGATCTGCTTTTCATGCTCTACAAGGAAGGAGCAAAGCTGCTCGCATGTCCTTTAAACGTTCCTCTTTTTGGCATGACTAAAGATGATTTTGTTGATGGTGTTGAGGTCGCAGACCCGGCAACTTATTACAAGGAAGTCGTTATCAAGGCTGATATGAATCTGACGTTTTAA